A single window of Narcine bancroftii isolate sNarBan1 chromosome 1, sNarBan1.hap1, whole genome shotgun sequence DNA harbors:
- the LOC138751797 gene encoding OTU domain-containing protein 1: MRFYSSVLTHYPEAAFQVSVQAADKGPSAAVKSEAAGGPPAGMPAFSACELLPQPPAPGPAAHLSTSTARIPLRPLARGVSVQLFEERARAAASERPDRGRGIGRGEEAPAQVRARGPEGSLCGEAAARMGNGPTLVGSSRAFDCSRGGQGCEPAELELDAGYRAVDLVVENRSEKSARIARYLAEVEKQNSYLREMHKYRFHSIPDGNCLYRAVSKAVSGDQSTHKELREQTVYHIADHLDEFSPIIEGDVGEFLINAAQDGAWAGYPELLAMSQMLKVNIHLTTGGSLESPTVSTMVHCLGPEDQSRPSIWLSWLSNGHYDAVFDQSLPNPEYETWCVQTHLQRKRDEELAKAMAASLSRMYIEQNGCF, encoded by the coding sequence ATGCGTTTCTACAGCAGCGTGTTGACCCACTACCCCGAGGCCGCCTTCCAGGTCTCCGTCCAAGCAGCGGATAAAGGGCCGAGCGCCGCGGTGAAGAGTGAGGCCGCGGGTGGCCCCCCTGCCGGCATGCCCGCGTTCTCCGCCTGCGAGCTGCTGCCCCAACCCCCCGCGCCGGGCCCGGCCGCGCACCTCTCCACCTCCACCGCCCGGATCCCTCTGCGGCCGCTGGCGAGGGGCGTGTCCGTGCAGCTGTTCGAGGAGAGGGCTCGCGCCGCCGCGTCCGAGCGCCCGGATCGAGGCCGAGGGATCGGGCGGGGGGAAGAGGCGCCTGCGCAAGTCCGGGCTCGCGGCCCGGAGGGGAGCCTCTGCGGGGAGGCGGCGGCGCGGATGGGCAACGGGCCGACTCTGGTGGGCAGCAGCCGGGCCTTCGATTGCAGCCGAGGCGGTCAGGGCTGCGAGCCGGCGGAACTCGAGCTGGACGCCGGCTACAGAGCAGTGGACCTGGTGGTGGAGAACAGGTCGGAGAAAAGCGCCCGGATTGCGCGTTACTTGGCCGAGGTCGAGAAGCAAAATAGTTACTTGAGGGAGATGCACAAGTACAGGTTTCACAGCATCCCCGACGGCAACTGCTTGTACAGGGCGGTCAGCAAAGCGGTGTCCGGCGACCAGAGCACGCACAAGGAGCTGAGGGAACAGACGGTGTATCACATCGCCGATCACCTGGACGAGTTCAGCCCCATCATCGAAGGCGACGTCGGGGAGTTCCTCATCAACGCGGCTCAGGACGGCGCTTGGGCTGGTTACCCGGAGTTGCTGGCGATGAGTCAGATGCTGAAGGTCAACATCCATCTGACCACTGGAGGAAGCCTGGAAAGCCCGACCGTGTCCACCATGGTGCATTGCCTTGGGCCCGAAGATCAGTCCAGGCCCAGCATCTGGCTGAGCTGGCTGAGCAATGGACACTACGATGCCGTGTTTGATCAGTCGCTCCCCAACCCGGAGTACGAAACGTGGTGCGTCCAGACACACCTTCAAAGGAAACGGGACGAAGAACTGGCCAAGGCCATGGCAGCTTCCCTTTCAAGAATGTACATTGAACAAAACGGTTGCTTCTGA